In one Cytophagales bacterium genomic region, the following are encoded:
- a CDS encoding ATP-binding protein: protein MRNPFKYGEIVKGEYFCNRTKELKEIKTAIYNRYSFWLYSPRRYGKTSLILESFNKIKNVKTIYFDLYNIQSLDDFAKKYAQILAESLFNWKDNISTLTKKFGVYFKNLLPKASFDQFGNPSFSLEVQSIEEQQDIETILQIPAQIAKKNKQQICIAFDEFQEINRIEPFLINWMRSSFQRQKDVSYIFLGSKQSLMESIFASTNSPLYEFGFKMPIYPISSEDLTRFIKEKFAKSRLSITDTNVGIILNKSDLHPHFTQYFASIVWQLIYEGIDQDSPGFTDLWINRIIASQSIIFQNIYDQLNKNQRNVLRSIALLKTGEELFSQKVSNKFNLPVSSTLATTLKGLIKKDLIHHAGKTYTISNPVFKEWIVEINK from the coding sequence ATGCGAAATCCTTTCAAATATGGAGAAATTGTAAAAGGAGAATACTTTTGCAATAGAACAAAAGAGCTTAAGGAAATTAAAACTGCTATCTATAACAGGTATTCTTTTTGGCTTTATTCTCCAAGAAGATATGGAAAAACCTCTTTGATATTAGAATCATTTAATAAAATTAAGAATGTTAAAACTATTTATTTTGATCTTTACAATATTCAGTCTTTGGATGATTTTGCTAAAAAATATGCGCAGATATTAGCTGAAAGTTTGTTTAACTGGAAAGATAATATCAGTACCCTAACAAAAAAATTTGGAGTATATTTTAAAAACCTTCTGCCAAAAGCATCTTTTGATCAGTTTGGTAACCCATCGTTTTCATTAGAAGTTCAGAGCATTGAAGAACAACAGGATATTGAAACAATTCTTCAGATACCAGCTCAAATTGCAAAAAAAAACAAACAGCAAATTTGCATTGCTTTTGATGAGTTCCAGGAAATCAATAGAATAGAACCTTTTTTGATCAACTGGATGCGAAGCTCTTTTCAAAGACAGAAAGATGTATCCTATATTTTTCTTGGCAGCAAGCAGTCATTAATGGAAAGCATTTTTGCCTCAACCAATTCACCATTATATGAATTTGGATTTAAAATGCCCATATATCCTATTTCATCTGAGGATTTGACAAGATTTATAAAAGAAAAATTTGCTAAAAGCAGACTTTCCATTACTGACACAAATGTTGGTATTATTTTGAATAAATCTGACTTACATCCACACTTTACTCAATATTTTGCTTCTATTGTCTGGCAGCTTATTTATGAAGGCATTGACCAGGATTCTCCGGGTTTTACAGATCTATGGATCAATAGAATAATAGCCAGCCAATCTATTATTTTTCAAAATATATATGATCAATTAAATAAAAATCAGAGAAATGTTCTCAGGTCAATAGCTTTATTAAAAACCGGAGAAGAATTGTTTTCTCAAAAAGTTAGCAACAAGTTCAATTTACCTGTTTCGTCTACCCTTGCCACTACTTTAAAGGGACTTATCAAAAAAGATCTTATTCACCACGCTGGTAAAACATACACCATTAGCAATCCTGTTTTTAAGGAATGGATTGTAGAGATCAAT